The following nucleotide sequence is from Pseudomonas sessilinigenes.
GCCTGCAGCCAGCCGTGGGGCGCCAGGACGAACAGCTTGCCCTGGGCCAGGCTCTGGCTGTGAATGTCCGGGTGCTCGGGGTCATGCAGGCTCAGGCCCAGGTCACAGTGGCGCAGCAGCAGGCTGTCGGTGATCTCACGGGTGTTCTGGCACAGCAGGCTGCACGGCGTATCGACGAAGCGCCGGCGCAAGGCGGCGATGCATTGGGGGAGCAATTGCTGGACCAATGGAGCGGTACCAACGATGCGCAAGGGCGGCGCCTGGTGGAACCGCAGGCTGTCGGCCAGGCGTTGCACGGGCTCGAACGCGTCGTAGACCCGGGTAATGGCAACTTGTAGCTCCAAGGCTTCGCGGGTGGCTTGCAGGCGTCCGCGCACGCTGGCGAACAGCATCAAGCCCAGTTGGCTTTCGGCGTCGCGCAGCAGGGCCTCGACCTCGGCCACCGAGAGCTGCAGCAACTCGGCGGCGGTACCCAGGTGAGCGGTTTGCAGGAGCGCTTGAATCACTTCGATATGACGTAGACGCATGCTTGAAATCCATATCCGGCCGGTCAGGGAAGCAAGCGTCGAATCCTAACCCAAGTCTGCGCCGCGAATCTGTAGTTGATGTCGCAGCGGCCAGGGCTGGGCGAAGAGCAGGGGAGGGTCACTGATTCACTGGCGACTCGGGTTCACGCACCAGGGTTACATCCGCCTGCACCAGCAAGAATTGGTTGTCGTCGAGTTTCTTGACCCGGTCACCGATGGCCAGGCGGTAGGTGGTGACTGGTTCCGAGCCGGCTTCGCCGTCCGCTGAAGGCATGGATTCCTGGAATTCGTGGACGGAATACACCCGTCCCTCGGCATCTCTTGCATGGAATTGTCCGACAAGTACTGCTGCCATTTATTAGAGCCTCTGGAAATAAAACACGCAAAATTCGGTGCTGTAGACCCAGTGGGAGCGGGGGAAGTTTTGCTCCCGAAAAAAAATATTCTGTTGTGGGCCTGGCTCGGAGTCGATGGCCGCTTCCCGTGCATAAATGCACGGGGTGGGCTAGCAGATACGACCCCGGCTCATCTATAACTAGCAACTCTCCCAAGCCAATGGTTGGAAACTCCAATGAGCAATGTCTACAAGGTTGCAGTGCTGGTCGGCAGTCTCAGAAAGCAGTCCCTGAATCGCAAGGTCGCCCTGGCCCTGGCCGACCTGGCACCCGCCAATCTTCAATTGAACATTGTCGAGATAGGCGACCTGGCGCTCTATGACGAAGACATCGAGCACACCCCGCCGGCCGCCTACGCCAGGTTCCGCCAGCAGATCCGCGAGTCCGATGCGGTGCTGTTCGTGACGCCTGAATACAACCGCTCGGTGCCGGCGGCATTGAAGAATGCCATCGATGTCGGCTCGCGCCCCTATGGCCAGAGCACCTGGAGCGGCAAGCCGGGAGCGGTGATCAGCGTATCCCCGGGAGCTATCGGCGGCTTCGGGGCCAACCACCACCTGCGCCAGTCCCTGGTGTTCCTCAATGTGCCGTGCATGCAGCAACCCGAGGCCTATATGGGCGGCGCGGGCGCGGCCTTCGATGATGCCGGCAAGTTGTCGGATACCACGCGGCCTTTCCTGCAGAGCTTCATCAACGCCTACGGCCAGTGGGTCGAACAGCAAAAACGCAGTTGAAGCCTGGCGTAGCGCCAGGCCGGCTTCTCGTCGATCCAGGCCTGCCG
It contains:
- a CDS encoding LysR family transcriptional regulator produces the protein MRLRHIEVIQALLQTAHLGTAAELLQLSVAEVEALLRDAESQLGLMLFASVRGRLQATREALELQVAITRVYDAFEPVQRLADSLRFHQAPPLRIVGTAPLVQQLLPQCIAALRRRFVDTPCSLLCQNTREITDSLLLRHCDLGLSLHDPEHPDIHSQSLAQGKLFVLAPHGWLQAKQKYVSLQDLAGQAMVGLEDLDPLGATLASKLQNLRPRPVIQTRVQTYQMMRSLVEAGEGLAIVDPFTAAGARSAGLDISPLSPPIGITLYALRRKGSETSPLLNALMELLGEQATALLAG
- a CDS encoding NADPH-dependent FMN reductase, which encodes MSNVYKVAVLVGSLRKQSLNRKVALALADLAPANLQLNIVEIGDLALYDEDIEHTPPAAYARFRQQIRESDAVLFVTPEYNRSVPAALKNAIDVGSRPYGQSTWSGKPGAVISVSPGAIGGFGANHHLRQSLVFLNVPCMQQPEAYMGGAGAAFDDAGKLSDTTRPFLQSFINAYGQWVEQQKRS